The Microbacterium sp. SORGH_AS_0862 genome has a segment encoding these proteins:
- a CDS encoding LacI family DNA-binding transcriptional regulator translates to MTFEHRPAGLIDVAARAGVSVSTVSRVISGRTPVSARLREKVMAAVRELDYRPNAAAQALVSGKRSTVAVLARNTIRFGYAATLQGIEEAARAADYVILIAVVESDDESAIQRAIASTLSQPLAGAIVIEFDEVGVATLDAMPENLPVVAAAGARRARGDRPHAFLDDEAGGYEATRYLLSLGHRSVHHLAIPATRDGTGREWGWRRALEEAGAPVPDVVRAAYSPMSGYEAALTIADDPAVTALLCGNDELAIGAARALQERGRRVPEDVSVVGFDDQPFAQMWVPALTTVAQDFTDLGRRTFALLEEWMLSGHAPEDSAVLPRLVVRESAATVR, encoded by the coding sequence ATGACCTTCGAGCATCGCCCGGCCGGCCTCATCGACGTGGCTGCACGTGCCGGGGTGAGCGTGTCGACGGTGTCGCGGGTGATCTCGGGGCGTACGCCCGTGAGCGCGCGGCTGCGCGAGAAGGTGATGGCCGCCGTCCGGGAGCTGGACTATCGGCCGAACGCCGCGGCGCAGGCGCTGGTCAGCGGCAAGCGGTCCACTGTGGCCGTGCTGGCGCGCAACACGATCCGGTTCGGATACGCGGCGACGCTGCAGGGCATCGAGGAGGCCGCACGGGCGGCGGACTACGTCATCCTCATCGCGGTCGTGGAGAGCGACGACGAGTCTGCGATCCAGCGGGCGATCGCATCGACGCTGTCGCAACCGCTCGCGGGAGCGATCGTCATCGAGTTCGACGAGGTCGGTGTCGCGACCCTCGACGCCATGCCTGAGAACCTGCCGGTCGTGGCTGCCGCGGGTGCGAGGCGGGCTCGGGGCGACCGACCGCACGCATTCCTCGACGACGAGGCGGGCGGCTACGAGGCGACGCGCTACCTCCTCTCGCTCGGGCATCGGAGCGTGCATCACCTCGCGATTCCCGCGACGCGCGACGGCACCGGACGCGAGTGGGGGTGGCGACGTGCACTCGAGGAGGCCGGCGCGCCCGTTCCCGATGTCGTCCGCGCCGCGTACTCGCCGATGTCTGGTTACGAGGCCGCGCTGACGATCGCCGATGATCCCGCCGTGACGGCGCTCCTGTGCGGCAATGACGAGCTCGCCATCGGCGCGGCGCGGGCGCTGCAGGAGCGGGGACGAAGGGTGCCCGAGGACGTGAGCGTCGTCGGCTTCGACGATCAGCCCTTCGCGCAGATGTGGGTGCCCGCCCTGACGACCGTGGCGCAGGATTTCACCGATCTCGGACGGCGCACCTTCGCCCTGCTGGAGGAGTGGATGCTCAGCGGGCACGCGCCGGAGGACTCCGCGGTGCTCCCGCGCCTCGTCGTGCGTGAGAGCGCCGCAACCGTCCGCTGA
- a CDS encoding putative Ig domain-containing protein: MTDTPLLGVLARAPRRRAWRRVAAGVTTAALAASAALAATPAYAAGLAPEVTATIAVGSTPTALTISADGSRVYTASYASQGVSIVDTAEQKLQTTIAGGSAMMGIVVTPDRTRAYTADWSGGAVKVFDLVDNTLIGNVTGYTGYSPHGIAISPDGSRVYSANGGSVSVIDTATNAQIGTVPTLTGSLPWGVTVSPDGKRLYVVNYGSEDLAVVDLASQQQIARIPVGDGPRRVAISPDNTRAYVTNGDTDTVSVIDTVALTKITDLTVGSLPYGVAVTPDGSHVLVANSRDSSVTVIDTADTDTRATVFVGSGPYELAVSPDSTTAYVGSLNTSTVSVISLVARPEISPATQTLNATVGRAMPASSALTAENFDGTVTYTIAPAVPQGLTFNGSTGVLSGTPTTAQAATEYTITGTDGDATATATISLAIKPALALATAIVQATRGTAIDATPAPTASGFPGSVAYSVEPALPNGLTLDAATGVISGTPREAIERTVFTLIASDGTFTASQQFGIVVAGLSPSDQPLAVVHGQAIEPTSALTATGFSGSVTYAVSPTLPAGLSLDASTGVISGTPTGDAIDKTTFTITATGAEAGTATSTVKIRIDAVAPTAPETVNAVPGAFQAFVSWPASEDDGGAGPVSYTVTAVPSGQTCTTTETSCVITGLPAGAMTFSVVASTSVGAAEPAVSASASVLSNAAPETVPAATQGTSVRFVGASGNPVSSVTPGQKVTVEASGFLGGSNVQAFAYSTPTLLGAAVTDADGAASFEVTVPTDLTPGEHTLVAIGFGAGGSTAVATSALVVAAPGVPVAPGAPVAASLPATGVNPLPWAVLAAGLLAVGALGLLMSRMRRRA, translated from the coding sequence ATGACTGATACACCCCTTCTCGGCGTGCTCGCGCGCGCCCCTCGCCGCCGCGCATGGCGGCGCGTCGCGGCCGGCGTCACGACGGCGGCTCTGGCCGCATCCGCCGCGCTCGCGGCGACGCCGGCGTACGCCGCGGGGCTCGCCCCCGAGGTGACGGCCACCATCGCCGTCGGCTCGACGCCGACCGCGCTCACCATCTCGGCCGACGGGTCGCGCGTCTACACCGCGAGCTACGCGTCGCAGGGCGTGTCGATCGTCGACACGGCTGAGCAGAAGCTGCAGACCACCATCGCCGGCGGCTCGGCGATGATGGGGATCGTCGTCACTCCGGATCGCACTCGCGCCTACACCGCCGACTGGAGTGGGGGCGCCGTCAAGGTCTTCGACCTCGTCGACAACACGCTGATCGGCAACGTCACCGGCTACACGGGCTACAGCCCCCATGGCATCGCCATCTCGCCCGACGGTTCACGGGTGTACTCGGCCAACGGCGGCTCGGTCTCGGTCATCGACACCGCGACGAACGCGCAGATCGGCACGGTTCCGACGCTCACCGGCTCCCTCCCCTGGGGCGTCACCGTCTCTCCCGACGGCAAGCGTCTGTACGTGGTGAACTACGGGTCCGAGGACCTCGCCGTCGTCGACCTGGCCTCGCAGCAGCAGATCGCGCGGATCCCCGTCGGCGACGGCCCCCGCCGCGTGGCGATCTCGCCCGACAACACCCGCGCCTACGTCACCAACGGCGACACCGACACCGTGAGCGTCATCGACACCGTCGCGTTGACCAAGATCACCGACCTCACGGTGGGGAGTCTGCCCTACGGCGTCGCGGTGACGCCCGATGGATCGCACGTCCTCGTCGCCAACTCCCGCGATTCCAGTGTGACGGTCATCGACACCGCCGACACCGACACGCGAGCCACCGTCTTCGTCGGCTCCGGCCCCTACGAGCTCGCCGTGTCGCCCGACAGCACGACCGCGTACGTCGGCAGCCTGAACACCAGTACCGTGTCCGTCATCTCGCTCGTCGCACGGCCTGAGATCTCGCCCGCGACCCAGACGCTGAACGCTACCGTCGGCAGGGCGATGCCCGCATCCTCCGCGTTGACGGCGGAGAACTTCGACGGCACGGTGACGTACACGATCGCCCCGGCCGTACCCCAGGGACTGACCTTCAACGGCTCCACAGGCGTTCTGAGCGGCACGCCGACGACGGCGCAGGCGGCGACGGAATACACGATCACGGGAACGGATGGCGACGCCACGGCGACGGCGACGATCTCGCTGGCCATCAAGCCCGCCCTCGCCCTGGCCACGGCCATCGTCCAGGCGACGCGCGGAACGGCCATCGATGCGACGCCGGCCCCCACCGCATCCGGCTTCCCGGGCTCCGTCGCCTACTCGGTCGAGCCGGCACTGCCGAACGGCCTGACGCTGGACGCCGCCACCGGCGTGATCTCCGGAACACCGCGTGAGGCGATCGAGCGCACCGTGTTCACGCTCATCGCGAGCGACGGCACGTTCACGGCGTCGCAGCAGTTCGGGATCGTGGTGGCGGGACTCTCTCCGTCCGATCAGCCGCTCGCCGTCGTGCACGGGCAGGCCATCGAGCCGACCTCGGCGCTGACGGCGACAGGCTTCTCGGGGTCGGTCACCTACGCCGTGAGCCCCACGCTGCCCGCCGGACTGTCGCTCGACGCGAGCACCGGCGTGATCAGCGGAACCCCGACGGGCGACGCGATCGACAAGACGACCTTCACCATCACCGCCACCGGTGCCGAGGCGGGCACCGCGACGTCGACGGTCAAGATCCGCATCGACGCCGTCGCGCCCACGGCCCCCGAAACCGTGAACGCGGTGCCGGGCGCCTTCCAGGCTTTCGTCTCGTGGCCGGCATCCGAGGACGACGGCGGCGCGGGACCCGTCAGCTACACCGTCACCGCGGTGCCCAGCGGGCAGACCTGCACGACCACCGAGACCTCGTGCGTGATCACGGGGCTGCCGGCCGGAGCGATGACCTTCTCGGTCGTGGCGTCCACGTCGGTCGGAGCAGCCGAGCCGGCGGTGTCTGCATCCGCATCCGTGCTCTCCAACGCCGCGCCCGAGACGGTGCCGGCTGCGACCCAAGGCACGAGCGTGCGCTTCGTGGGCGCGTCGGGCAATCCCGTGAGCTCGGTCACGCCGGGGCAGAAGGTCACCGTGGAGGCTTCCGGCTTCCTCGGGGGATCGAACGTGCAGGCCTTCGCGTACTCCACGCCCACCCTGCTGGGTGCGGCGGTGACGGATGCCGACGGTGCCGCGTCGTTCGAGGTCACGGTCCCCACGGATCTCACCCCCGGTGAGCACACCCTGGTGGCCATCGGCTTCGGCGCGGGCGGCTCCACCGCCGTCGCGACGTCGGCGCTCGTCGTCGCCGCGCCCGGTGTGCCGGTGGCGCCGGGTGCGCCGGTGGCCGCGTCGCTGCCCGCGACGGGTGTGAACCCGCTGCCCTGGGCTGTGCTGGCGGCGGGCCTGCTCGCTGTGGGGGCTCTCGGGCTGCTGATGTCGCGGATGCGCCGCCGGGCCTGA
- a CDS encoding siderophore-interacting protein: protein MRPWEYSAFAVTVADARAIAPGWRRLTLRAPELRDFAPWGLDQRIKLVLPLPDGGLADFGLMAQPTPHPSQWYARWKALPETERNVLRTYTPSAIRPEQGEIDVDVLLHDPPGPASAWAAGVTPGERLWITGPDRRNGWTGYGLHWQPPVDAVRWLLVGDETAFPAIANILRTLPEGGRAEVLLEAGDARDDIVSPAAPAGARVRLVARAAVAGEALEAAVREARVADAEYVWLAGEAGAVARIRRHLTAERGLPKDRVSFLGYWKLGGPLVG, encoded by the coding sequence ATGCGGCCCTGGGAGTACAGCGCCTTCGCCGTGACCGTGGCGGATGCGCGCGCCATCGCGCCGGGATGGCGGCGGCTCACGCTCCGAGCACCCGAACTCCGCGACTTCGCTCCGTGGGGTCTGGATCAGCGGATCAAGCTCGTGCTTCCCCTGCCGGACGGGGGCCTCGCCGATTTCGGGCTCATGGCGCAGCCCACCCCGCATCCGTCCCAGTGGTACGCGCGCTGGAAGGCGCTGCCCGAGACCGAGCGCAACGTGCTGCGCACGTACACGCCGTCGGCGATCCGCCCCGAACAGGGTGAGATCGACGTGGATGTGCTGCTGCACGATCCGCCCGGTCCCGCATCCGCGTGGGCTGCGGGAGTGACGCCGGGGGAGCGCCTGTGGATCACCGGACCCGACCGGCGCAACGGCTGGACCGGCTACGGCCTGCACTGGCAGCCGCCTGTGGATGCGGTGCGGTGGCTGCTGGTGGGCGACGAAACCGCCTTCCCGGCGATCGCCAACATCCTGCGCACCCTGCCCGAAGGCGGCCGTGCGGAGGTGCTGCTGGAGGCGGGGGACGCGCGTGACGACATCGTCAGCCCCGCGGCGCCCGCCGGCGCACGCGTGCGGCTCGTGGCGCGCGCGGCCGTCGCCGGCGAGGCGCTCGAGGCGGCCGTGCGCGAGGCGCGCGTGGCGGATGCCGAATACGTGTGGCTGGCGGGCGAGGCGGGGGCTGTCGCCCGCATCCGCCGCCACCTGACCGCCGAGCGGGGGCTGCCGAAGGACCGCGTCTCGTTCCTCGGGTACTGGAAGCTCGGCGGCCCGCTCGTCGGGTAG
- a CDS encoding ABC transporter ATP-binding protein: MPESPHPSAPRLAADRVSLAYDRRTVVSDLTVSVPDGSFTVIIGPNACGKSTLLRGLSRLLAAQSGSVVLDGRAISAYPAKEVARRLGLLPQTAIAPEGITVADLVARGRYPHQGLIRRWSDADERAVDDALDATGTRELASRPVDELSGGQRQRVWVAMVLAQQTDLLLLDEPTTFLDIAHQVELMELFGRLNRAGRTIVAVLHDLNHAARYASHIVAMRDGAIVAEGTPAEVVTSERVEQVFGLPNMVIADPVTGGPLVVPLGGA, encoded by the coding sequence GTGCCTGAGTCCCCGCATCCGTCCGCCCCGCGCCTTGCAGCCGACAGGGTGAGCCTCGCGTACGACCGCCGGACGGTGGTGTCCGATCTCACCGTTAGCGTTCCCGACGGCTCGTTCACGGTGATCATCGGCCCCAACGCGTGCGGCAAGTCGACGCTGCTGCGGGGGCTCTCGCGCCTGCTCGCGGCGCAGTCCGGAAGCGTCGTGCTCGACGGGCGGGCGATCTCCGCCTACCCCGCGAAAGAGGTCGCGCGGCGGCTCGGGCTCCTGCCGCAGACCGCGATCGCCCCGGAGGGGATCACGGTCGCCGACCTCGTCGCCCGCGGTCGCTATCCCCACCAGGGACTCATCCGCCGCTGGTCGGATGCGGACGAGCGCGCGGTCGACGACGCACTCGACGCGACGGGCACCCGCGAGCTCGCATCGCGCCCGGTCGACGAGCTCTCGGGCGGGCAGCGCCAGCGCGTGTGGGTCGCGATGGTGCTTGCGCAGCAGACCGACCTGCTGCTGCTCGACGAGCCCACCACCTTCCTCGACATCGCGCATCAGGTGGAGCTCATGGAGCTCTTCGGGCGGCTGAACCGCGCGGGGCGCACCATCGTCGCCGTGCTGCACGACCTGAACCACGCCGCCCGCTACGCCAGCCACATCGTGGCGATGCGCGACGGCGCTATCGTCGCCGAGGGGACACCCGCCGAGGTCGTGACCAGCGAACGGGTGGAGCAGGTCTTCGGCCTGCCCAACATGGTGATCGCCGACCCGGTGACCGGCGGACCCCTCGTCGTGCCGCTCGGGGGTGCATGA
- a CDS encoding iron chelate uptake ABC transporter family permease subunit, translating into MSALADAGYRRLEVGYRGFRIRLRARSVVVGIALAAAVSTLAVVSLGLGSYALDPGQVLTAFAGGGTDLDRTVVLEWRLPRTLAAVALGALLAVSGALFQTVTRNPLASPDILGLSNGAFAGMLLTLTLVSNSWPALTIGAVVGGVSVALVIGALARRGGVQGFRLIVIGIGISAMLASLNTWMLLQVELETAMFASAWGAGSLNGITAAPLGGALACAVPLLIAAAVLVPRLRQLDLGDDVAAATGARPALVRSAALLLGVSLVSIATAVVGPIAFVALAAPQIARRLARTPYLSLTLAALVGALLLLASDVIAQHLLPVVLPAGVVTVTLGGIYLVVTIIQEIRRRA; encoded by the coding sequence ATGAGTGCGCTCGCGGATGCCGGCTACCGCCGGCTCGAGGTCGGATACCGGGGCTTTCGCATCCGCCTGCGCGCGCGGAGCGTGGTCGTGGGGATCGCGCTCGCCGCGGCCGTGAGCACGCTCGCCGTCGTCTCGCTCGGTCTCGGCTCGTACGCGCTCGATCCGGGGCAGGTGCTCACCGCGTTCGCCGGGGGCGGGACGGACCTCGATCGCACCGTCGTGCTCGAGTGGCGGCTGCCCCGCACGCTGGCGGCCGTCGCGCTGGGAGCGCTGCTCGCCGTCAGCGGTGCGCTCTTCCAGACCGTCACGCGCAACCCGCTCGCGAGCCCCGACATCCTGGGGCTGTCCAACGGAGCCTTCGCCGGCATGCTGCTGACCCTCACCCTCGTCTCGAACAGCTGGCCCGCTCTGACGATCGGTGCCGTCGTCGGCGGCGTGAGCGTCGCGCTCGTGATCGGTGCCCTCGCCCGACGCGGCGGCGTTCAGGGCTTCCGGCTCATCGTGATCGGCATCGGCATCTCCGCCATGCTCGCCTCGCTCAACACGTGGATGCTCCTGCAGGTCGAACTCGAGACCGCGATGTTCGCTTCCGCCTGGGGCGCCGGCTCGCTCAACGGCATCACCGCCGCTCCACTCGGCGGCGCGCTCGCCTGCGCCGTGCCGCTGCTGATCGCCGCCGCGGTGCTCGTGCCGCGCCTGCGCCAGCTCGACCTCGGCGACGACGTGGCCGCCGCGACCGGGGCACGCCCCGCCCTCGTGCGCAGCGCGGCACTGCTGCTGGGAGTCAGCCTCGTCTCGATCGCCACCGCCGTCGTCGGCCCCATCGCCTTCGTCGCGCTCGCGGCGCCGCAGATCGCGCGGCGTCTCGCACGCACGCCGTACCTCTCTCTGACGCTCGCCGCCCTCGTCGGCGCGCTGCTGTTGCTCGCCTCCGACGTGATCGCGCAGCATCTGCTTCCCGTCGTGCTGCCCGCCGGTGTCGTCACCGTCACCCTCGGTGGCATCTACCTCGTCGTCACGATCATCCAGGAGATCCGTCGCCGTGCCTGA
- a CDS encoding iron ABC transporter permease, protein MSAFALVGALVAAILLSLALGANPLSPRVVLDTLAGGGTPESQYIVWQLRVPRTLAGIAAGAALGVAGALIQAFTRNPLADPGILGVNAGAAFAVALGVAFLGMRDPASFVWLAFAGALVVTLGVYVIGSSGRGGADPIRLTLAGVALGAVFSGLVTGMTLSNPDAFDAMRSWHAGSLLGAGVDALVAIVPFIAVGLIIAFAVAPGLNALALGDDVARSHGANVRRIRVFVVIAVTLLAGAATALVGPIAFVGLMVPHVARWVFGVDQRVILGVSVVLAPVVVLAADVLGRVLIAPAEMPAGIVTAFVGAPVLIALAMRRRVSGLG, encoded by the coding sequence GTGAGCGCGTTCGCGCTCGTAGGCGCCCTCGTCGCCGCGATCCTGCTGTCACTGGCGCTCGGGGCGAACCCCCTGTCGCCCCGCGTCGTCCTCGACACGCTCGCTGGCGGCGGCACCCCCGAATCGCAGTACATCGTGTGGCAACTGCGGGTGCCGCGCACGCTCGCCGGCATCGCCGCGGGTGCGGCCCTCGGCGTCGCCGGGGCCCTCATCCAGGCCTTCACGCGCAACCCGCTCGCCGATCCCGGCATCCTCGGGGTCAATGCGGGCGCGGCGTTCGCCGTCGCCCTCGGCGTCGCGTTCCTCGGGATGCGGGATCCCGCATCCTTCGTCTGGCTCGCCTTCGCCGGGGCTCTCGTCGTGACGCTCGGCGTGTACGTCATCGGGTCGTCGGGGCGCGGCGGCGCCGACCCGATCCGCCTCACCCTCGCCGGCGTCGCGCTCGGTGCCGTGTTCTCGGGGCTCGTCACCGGGATGACGCTGAGCAACCCCGACGCCTTCGACGCCATGCGCAGCTGGCACGCCGGGAGCCTGCTGGGCGCCGGAGTCGACGCGCTCGTCGCGATCGTCCCCTTCATCGCCGTGGGCCTGATCATCGCGTTCGCCGTCGCGCCGGGACTCAACGCGCTGGCCCTCGGGGACGACGTGGCCCGGTCCCACGGAGCGAACGTGCGCCGCATCCGCGTCTTCGTCGTCATCGCCGTCACCCTGCTCGCGGGCGCGGCCACGGCGCTCGTCGGCCCGATCGCGTTCGTCGGGCTCATGGTGCCGCACGTCGCACGGTGGGTGTTCGGCGTCGACCAGCGCGTCATCCTGGGCGTCTCGGTGGTGCTCGCCCCGGTCGTCGTGCTCGCCGCCGACGTCCTCGGCCGCGTGCTCATCGCCCCCGCCGAGATGCCCGCCGGCATCGTCACCGCCTTCGTCGGCGCCCCCGTGCTCATCGCCCTGGCGATGCGCCGTCGCGTGAGCGGGCTCGGATGA
- a CDS encoding ABC transporter substrate-binding protein has protein sequence MPARPRSLAALALAAVAALGLAGCSAASAEPAASTPAAASTHEVTHARGTTEVPADPQRVVTLEPLELDTAVALGITPVGAAVASNVSGIPAYLDASGVEPVGTVPEPDLEAIAALKPDLILGTEARHSKLYDQLSAIAPTVFIATQADPWRDNALLIGDALGHKDEVQTLLGDVDARCDEIGEEHAVGGQTAQLIRPRDETTLSLYGPTSFAGSLLECVGFTIPDQDWADGIQADISPENILQAKADHVFVTATDVADTSLIPAAIAQNSAEFPDVTLVDTSYWVSGVGPKGAMKVLDDIEKYLSNAR, from the coding sequence ATGCCCGCTCGTCCCCGTTCCCTTGCAGCCCTCGCGCTGGCCGCGGTCGCGGCTCTCGGCCTGGCCGGCTGCTCGGCCGCATCCGCCGAGCCCGCCGCGTCCACTCCGGCCGCCGCCTCCACGCACGAGGTGACGCACGCGCGCGGCACGACCGAGGTGCCCGCCGACCCGCAGCGGGTCGTGACCCTCGAGCCGCTCGAACTGGACACGGCCGTCGCCCTCGGCATCACCCCGGTGGGAGCGGCCGTCGCGAGCAACGTGTCGGGCATCCCCGCCTACCTCGACGCCTCCGGCGTCGAGCCGGTCGGCACCGTGCCGGAGCCCGACCTCGAGGCGATCGCGGCCCTCAAGCCCGACCTCATCCTCGGCACCGAGGCGCGCCACTCGAAGCTGTACGACCAGCTCAGCGCCATCGCGCCGACCGTGTTCATCGCGACCCAGGCCGACCCCTGGCGCGACAACGCCCTGCTGATCGGCGACGCGCTCGGACACAAGGACGAGGTCCAGACGCTCCTCGGCGACGTCGACGCGCGGTGCGACGAGATCGGCGAGGAACACGCCGTCGGCGGCCAGACCGCGCAGCTGATCCGTCCCCGCGACGAGACGACGCTGAGCCTGTACGGTCCCACCTCCTTCGCGGGCAGCCTGCTCGAGTGCGTCGGCTTCACCATTCCCGACCAGGACTGGGCCGACGGCATCCAGGCCGACATCTCGCCGGAGAACATCCTGCAGGCGAAGGCCGACCACGTGTTCGTGACCGCGACCGACGTCGCCGACACCTCGCTGATCCCCGCCGCCATCGCGCAGAACTCCGCGGAGTTCCCTGACGTCACTCTGGTCGACACCAGCTACTGGGTCTCCGGCGTCGGTCCCAAGGGTGCGATGAAGGTGCTCGACGACATCGAGAAGTACCTCTCGAACGCTCGGTGA
- a CDS encoding helix-turn-helix transcriptional regulator yields the protein MRALLSPLPGEPILAASDREALFAASSLPPGIPGARFVVSAGTIVALLGSGRHSRAAETAAKLAAEADELRAHTAPSLLPDVYSAIGDGLLAVGETRRAHRYADAAAHMAHEHGRDASAYRAQGIVALALAMSGEHAAAADVIAGASGLADRYGWPTSETAYHLLLARALRAEARGDAADLRAVAEEMRGSASDVRWLLSSWAVSAVAALLEGDSAAAIAHSRQVTSTVAAGSAPPALRGFALGAHADALVLRGEPSRALAMLDGESSTMDHCVCLDGLRAGAYLHLGDLSAALRATAPCMRGAARHSHRTLGRVLLTRALVFERLGRRDAAAASLEDALNVWTDTREAFVSPLLPLREVAPVAATLVRRPALQERFAQILARADTGTRAPVRTATPPLLLTRREREVAYALRTSSHATNAELAASLHLSVNTLKTQLKTLYAKVGAHERRGAVRMLESVGFYDVPFDAR from the coding sequence GTGCGGGCCCTGCTGTCACCGCTGCCGGGCGAGCCGATCCTGGCGGCATCCGATCGCGAGGCACTCTTCGCCGCGTCCTCCCTGCCGCCCGGCATCCCCGGGGCGCGATTCGTCGTCTCCGCCGGCACGATCGTCGCCCTTCTCGGCAGCGGACGCCATTCCCGCGCCGCGGAGACCGCCGCCAAACTCGCCGCCGAGGCGGACGAGTTGCGGGCGCACACGGCGCCCTCGCTGCTGCCGGACGTGTACAGCGCGATCGGCGACGGTCTGCTGGCGGTCGGCGAGACCCGGCGCGCGCACCGATACGCGGACGCGGCGGCGCACATGGCGCACGAGCACGGCCGCGACGCGTCGGCCTACCGCGCGCAGGGGATCGTCGCGCTCGCCCTGGCCATGAGCGGCGAGCACGCGGCGGCGGCCGATGTGATCGCCGGCGCCTCCGGCCTCGCCGATCGCTACGGCTGGCCGACCTCGGAGACCGCCTACCACCTGTTGCTCGCACGCGCCCTGCGCGCGGAGGCGCGGGGGGATGCGGCGGACCTGCGGGCCGTGGCCGAAGAGATGCGGGGCTCGGCGTCGGATGTGCGCTGGCTGCTCTCGTCGTGGGCGGTGTCGGCGGTCGCGGCGCTGCTCGAGGGCGACAGCGCCGCCGCCATCGCGCACTCGCGTCAGGTGACCTCGACCGTCGCCGCGGGCAGCGCACCGCCCGCGCTGCGCGGCTTCGCGCTCGGCGCCCACGCCGATGCCCTCGTGCTGCGCGGAGAACCCTCGCGGGCGCTCGCGATGCTCGACGGCGAGTCCTCGACGATGGATCACTGCGTCTGCCTCGATGGACTGCGCGCGGGCGCCTACCTCCACTTGGGCGATCTCTCGGCGGCGCTGCGCGCGACGGCACCGTGCATGCGCGGCGCCGCACGCCACTCGCACCGGACCCTCGGCCGGGTGCTGCTCACGCGCGCGCTGGTGTTCGAGCGGCTCGGAAGACGCGACGCGGCAGCAGCGTCGCTCGAAGACGCACTGAACGTGTGGACCGACACCCGGGAGGCCTTCGTCTCGCCCCTCCTTCCGCTACGGGAGGTGGCCCCGGTCGCGGCGACGCTCGTGCGCAGGCCCGCGCTCCAGGAGCGCTTCGCGCAGATCCTGGCCCGGGCAGACACCGGCACGCGCGCACCCGTGCGCACGGCGACGCCGCCCCTGCTGCTCACCCGCCGCGAGCGCGAGGTCGCCTACGCCCTGCGTACGAGCAGCCACGCGACGAACGCGGAGCTCGCAGCATCCCTGCACCTGTCGGTCAACACGCTGAAGACCCAGCTGAAGACGCTCTATGCCAAGGTCGGCGCCCACGAGCGCCGCGGCGCGGTGCGGATGCTGGAGTCCGTCGGCTTCTACGACGTCCCCTTCGACGCCCGCTGA